The sequence below is a genomic window from Mycobacterium heidelbergense.
GCTGTCCATGGGCGTGTGCGCGTCGTCCGGCGGGATGTTCAACAACTACGCGATCGTGCAGGGCGTGGACCACGTCGTTCCGGTGGACATCTACCTGCCCGGCTGCCCGCCGCGCCCGGAGATGCTGCTCTACGCAATCCTCAAGCTGCACGAGAAGATTCAGGAAATGCCGCTGGGCGTCAACCGGGAACACGCCATCGCCGAGGCCGAGCAGGCGGCGCTGGCGGCCCGGCCCACGATCGAGATGCGCGGACTGCTGCGATGAGCTCACCCGACCAGGACCCGCGGGAAGCGATCGCCGGCCCCGACGAAGAGGTGATCGACGTTCGTCGCGGCATGTTCGGGGTCTCCGGCACCGGCGACACCTCCGGATACGGTCGGCTGGTCCGGGAGGTCACGCTGCCGGGCGGCAGCCCCCGCCCCTACGGCGGCTACTTCGACGACATCGCCGACCGGCTGGCCGAGGCGCTGCGGCGCGACGGCGTCGAATTCGACGATGCGATAGAGAAAGTCGTGGTCGACCGCGACGAGCTGACCCTGCACGTCCGACGGGATCTGCTGCCGCGCGTCGCCCAGCGGCTGCGCGACGAACCGGACCTGCGCTTCGAGTTGTGCCTGGGCGTCAGCGGGGTGCACTACCCGCACGAGACCGGGCGGGAACTGCACGCCGTCTACCCGCTGCAGTCGATCACCCACGGCCGCCGCCTGCGGCTGGAAGTGGCCGCCCCGGACGGTGATCCGCACATCCCGTCGCTGTTCGCGATCTACCCGACCAACGACTGGCACGAGCGCGAGACCTATGACTTCTTCGGAATCGTCTTCGACGGCCATCCGTCGCTGACCAGAATCGAGATGCCCGACGACTGGCACGGGCATCCGCAACGCAAGGACTATCCGCTCGGCGGCATCCCGGTCGAATACAAGGGCGCGCAGATACCCCCACCCGACGAGCGCAGGGGCTATAACTGATGACCGAACCCGATACCGTCCTGGTCGCCGGCGGGCAGGACTGGGACCAGATCATCGACGCGGCGCGCAGCGCGGATCCCGGCGAACGCATCGTCGTCAACATGGGCCCCCAGCACCCGTCCACCCACGGGGTGTTGCGGCTGATCCTGGAGATCGAGGGCGAGACCGTCACCGAGGTCAGGTGCGGGATCGGCTACCTGCACACGGGAATCGAGAAGAACCTCGAATACCGTTACTGGACCCAGGGTGTCACCTTCGTAACCCGAATGGATTATCTGTCACCGTTTTTCAACGAGGCCGCCTACTGCCTGGGCGTGGAGAAGCTGCTCGGCATCACCGACGAGATACCGGAGCGGGTCAACGTCATCCGGGTCCTGACGATGGAGCTCAACCGGATCTCGTCGCATCTGGTCGCGCTGGCGACCGGCGGCATGGAACTGGGCGCGATGACCGCGATGTTCATCGGCTTCCGGGCCCGCGAGATCATCCTCAACGTCTTCGAATCGATCACCGGCCTGCGGATGAACCACGCCTACATCCGCCCCGGCGGCGTGGCGCAGGACCTGCCGCCCAACGCGGCCAGCGAGATCGCGAAGGCCCTCAAGCAGCTGCGGCAGCCGCTGCGCGAACTCGGCGAGCTGCTCAACGAGAACGCCATCTGGAAGGCCCGCACCGAGGGCGTCGGCTACCTGGACCTGACCGGGTGCATGGCGCTGGGCATCACCGGCCCGATCCTGCGCTCCACCGGGCTGCCACACGACCTGCGCAAGAGCGAGCCCTACTGCGGCTACGAGAACTACGAATTCGACGTGATCACAGACGACGGTTGTGATGCGTACGGGCGCTACATCATTCGCGTCAAGGAGATGTGGGAGTCGCTGAAGATCGTGGAGCAGTGTCTGGACAAGTTGCGGCCGGGCCCGACGATGATCTCCGACCGCAAGATCGCCTGGCCCGCCGACCTCAAGGTGGGCCCGGACGGCATGGGCAACTCGCCCGAGCACATCGCCAAGATCATGGGCAGCTCGATGGAGGCGCTGATCCACCACTTCAAACTGGTCACCGAGGGCATTCGCGTTCCGCCGGGCCAGGTTTACGTCGCCGTGGAATCGCCCCGCGGCGAGCTCGGCGTGCACATGGTCAGCGACGGCGGCACCCGCCCCTACCGGGTGCACTACCGGGATCCGTCGTTCACCAACCTGCAGTCGGTCGCCGCGATGTGCGAGGGCGGGATGGTCGCGGACCTGATCGCCGCGGTCGCCAGCATCGACCCGGTCATGGGCGGGGTGGATCGATGACGGGCCCGCAGGGTCAGCCGGTCTTCATCCGGCTGGGCCCACCGCCCGACGAGCCCAACGCGTTCGTCGTCGAGGGCGCCCCCCAGTCGTACCCGCCGGAGGTGCGGGGGCGGCTGGAGGTCGACGCCAAGGAGATCATGGGCCGCTACCCCGACAAGCGTTCGGCGCTGCTGCCGCTGCTGCACCTGGTGCAATCCGAGGACTCGTACCTGACCCCGGCGGGCTTGGAGTTCTGCGGCGAGCAGCTGGACCTGACCGGCGCCGAAGTGTCTGCGGTGGCAAGCTTTTACACGATGTATCGCCGCGGGCCCACCGGCGACTACCTGGTCGGTGTCTGCACCAACACGCTGTGCGCCGTCATGGGCGGCGACGCCATCTTCGACTCGCTCAAGGAGCACCTGGGCGTCGGCAACGACGAGACCACCTCCGATGGGTCCATCACGTTGCAGCACATCGAATGCAACGCCGCCTGCGACTACGCGCCGGTGGTGATGGTCAACTGGGAGTTCTTCGACAACCAGACACCGGAATCGGCGCGCGAGCTCGTCGACTCCCTGCGCTCCGGTAAACCCGCGGCGCCCACCCGCGGCGCCCCGCTGTGCGCCTTCCGCGAGACGTCGCGCATCCTGGCCGGCCTCCCCGACGAGCGCCCCGACCAGGGCCAGGGCGGCGCGGGCGCGGCGACGTTGGCCGGCCTGGAAGTGGCGAGGGAACTGGGCATGCAGGCGCCGGCCGGGCCGGAAGGCCAATCATGACCACCGCGCAGGCGACGCCGTTGACACCGGTCATCAGCCGCTTTTGGGACGATCCTGAGTCGTGGACGCTGGAGACCTACCGCCGCCACGACGGGTACAAGGCGATGCAGAAGGCCCTGGCCATGGAGCCCGACGCGGTGATCGGCACCGTCAAGGACTCCGGCCTGCGCGGCCGCGGCGGCGCGGGCTTCTCGACCGGGACGAAGTGGTCGTTCATCCCGCAGGGCGACACCGGCCCGGCCGCCAAGCCGCACTACCTGGTGGTCAACGCCGACGAGTCGGAACCCGGTACGTGCAAAGACATTCCGCTGATGCTCGCGACGCCGCACGTGCTCATCGAGGGCGTCATCATCGCCGCGTACGCGATCCGGGCCAGCCACGCCTTCATCTACGTGCGCGGCGAGGTGCTTCCGGTGTTGCGCCGCCTGCAGAACGCGGTGGCCGAGGCCTACGCCGCCGGTTACCTGGGCCGCGACATCAACGGTTCCGGCTTCGACCTGGAGCTGGTGGTGCACGCCGGCGCCGGCGCCTACATCTGCGGCGAGGAAACCGCGCTGCTCGATTCCCTGGAGGGCCGGCGCGGCCAGCCGCGGCTGCGGCCGCCGTTCCCCGCGGTGGCCGGGCTGTACGGCTGCCCCACGGTGATCAACAACGTCGAGACGATCGCCAGCGTCCCGTCGATCATCCTGGGCGGCGTCGAATGGTTCCGGTCGATGGGCAGCGAGAAATCGCCCGGCTTCACGCTGTATTCGCTGTCCGGGCATGTCACCCGGCCGGGCCAGTACGAGGCGCCGCTCGGGATCACGTTGCGCGAGTTGCTCGCCTACGCCGGCGGCGTGCGCGCCGGGCACCGGCTGAAATTCTGGACCCCCGGCGGGTCGTCGACGCCGCTGCTGACCGACCAGCACCTCGACGTGCCGCTGGACTACGAGGGCGTCGGCGCCGCCGGCTCCATGCTGGGCACCAAGGCGCTGGAGATCTTCGACGAAACCACCTGCGTGGTGCGTGCGGTGCGCCGCTGGACCGAGTTCTACAAGCACGAATCGTGCGGCAAGTGCACGCCCTGCCGGGAGGGCACGTTCTGGCTGGACAAGATCTACGAGCGGCTGGAAACCGGCTCGAAAACCAACCCAGCCACGAGCGAGGACATCGACAAGCTGTTGGACATCTCCGACGCCATCCTGGGAAAGGCGTTCTGCGCGTTGGGCGACGGCGCCGCCAGCCCGGTGATGTCGTCGATCAAGCTCTTCCGCGACGAGTACGTCGCCCACATCGACGGAGGCGGCTGCCCGTTCGACCCCCGAGACTCGATGCTCACGCCCAACGGAGGGGAACGGCGCTCATGACCCAGGCGGCCGACACCGAAAACCGCGTGACCCAGCCGGAGATGGTGACGCTGACCATCGACGACGTCGAAATCAGCGTCCCCAAGGGAACTCTGGTGATCCGCGCGGCCGAGTTGATGGGCATCCAGATCCCTCGGTTCTGCGACCACCCGCTGCTGGACCCGGTCGGCGCGTGCCGCCAGTGCCTGGTCGAGGTCGAGGGGCAACGCAAGCCGATGGCGTCGTGCACCACCGTCGCCACCGACGACATGGTGGTGCGCACCCAGCTCACCTCCGAGGCCGCCGACAAGGCCCAGCACGGCGTCATGGAGCTGCTGCTGATCAACCATCCGCTGGACTGCCCGATGTGCGACAAGGGCGGCGAATGCCCCCTGCAGAACCAGGCAATGTCCAACGGGCACGCGGATTCTCGCTTCACCGACGAAAAGCGCACGTTCGCCAAGCCGATCAACATCTCGTCGCAGGTGCTGCTGGACCGCGAGCGCTGCATCCTGTGCGCCCGCTGCACGCGGTTCTCCGAGCAGATCGCCGGCGACCCGTTCATCGACATGCAGGAGCGCGGCGCGCTGCAGCAGGTCGGCATCTATGCGAACGAGCCGTTCGACTCGTACTTTTCGGGCAACACGGTGCAGATCTGCCCGGTGGGCGCGCTGACCGGGACCGCGTACCGCTTCCGGGCCCGCCCCTTCGACCTGGTGTCCAGCCCGAGCGTGTGCGAGCACTGCGCCTCGGGGTGCGCGCAGCGCACCGACCACCGCCGCGGCAAGGTGCTGCGCCGGCTGGCCGGCGACGACCCGGAAGTCAACGAGGAGTGGAACTGCGACAAGGGCCGGTGGGCGTTCAATTACGCCACCCAGCCCGACGTGCTCACCACTCCCCTGATCCGGGACGCCGACGGCGCGCTGCAGCCGGCGTCGTGGTCAGCGGCGATGGTGGCGGCGGCCCAGGGGCTCGAGGCGGCCCGCGGGCGCGCCGGCGTGCTGGTGGGCGGCCGGGCGACCTGGGAGGACGCCTACGCGTACAGCAAGTTCGCCCGAATCGCGTTGGACACCAACGACGTCGACTTCCGCGCGCGCCCGCACTCGGCCGAGGAGGCCGACTTCCTGGCCGCCCGCGTCGCCGGCCGGCCGATCACCGTCAGCTATTCCGACCTGGAATCGGCGCCGGTGGTGGTGCTGGTCGGGTTCGAGCCGGAAGACGAGTCGCCCATTGTGTTCCTGCGGCTGCGCAAGGCCGCCCGCAAACACGGGGTGCCGGTGTATTCGATCGCGCCGTTCGAGACCCGCTCGCTGACGAAGATGTCCGGCCGGTTGCTGAGGACGGCGCCCGGCGACGAGCCGTCGGCGCTCGACGGGCTGGCCACCGGTGAAATCGGTGACCTGCTAGGCAAACCCGGGGCCGTCATCATGGTCGGGGAACGCCTGGCGACGGCGCCCGGCGGGTTGTCCGCCGCGGCACGGCTCGCCGACGCCACCGGCGCCCGGCTGGCGTGGGTGCCGCGCCGGGCCGGCGAGCGCGGCGCGCTGGAGGCCGGCGCGCTGCCCACCCTGTTGCCCGGTGGCCGTCCGGTCGCCGACGACGCCGCCCGGGCGCAGGTCGCCGAGGCCTGGAACGTCGACGAATTGCCCTCCGCGACAGGGCGCGACGCCGACGGCATCCTCGCCGCGGCCGCCGACGGCTCCCTGGGTGCCCTGCTGGTCGGTGGCGTCGAACCCGGCGACTTCGCCGATCCCGACGCGGTGCTGGCCGCGCTGGACGCGGCCGGCTTCGTCGTCAGCCTGGAGCTGCGGCACAGCGCCGTCACCGAACGCGCCGACGTGGTGTTCCCGGTCGCGCCGACGACCCAGAAGTCCGGCGCGTTCGTCAACTGGGAGGGCCGCTACCGCCCGTTCGCGCCCGCGCTGCATGGCACCACGCAGCTGGCCGGCCAGTCGGACCATCGGGTGCTCGACACGCTGGCCGACGAGATGGGCGTCTACCTCGGCGCGACCACCGTCGAGGAGGCCCGCGAGGAGTTTGCCGGGCTGGGCGCCTGGGACGGCGAACGCGCCGCCTCCCCGCGGGTCGCGGCCCAGGCCCGGACAGGACCGGACAAAGGAAAGGCCGTGCTGGCCGGCTGGCGGCTGCTGCTCGACGAGGGCCGAATGCAGGACGGCGAACCGTATCTGGCCGGAACCGCGCGCAAGCCCGTCGTCCGGCTGTCGGCCGACACCGCCGCCGAAATCGGCGCCGCCGACGGCGATGACGTCACGGTCAGTACGGAGCGCGGGTCGATCGCCCTGCCGCTGGCCATCACGGACATGCCCGACCGGGTGGTGTGGCTCCCGTTGAACTCGCCGGGTTGCGCGGTGCACCGGAAATTGGGCGTGACCATCGGCAGCATCGTCAACATCGAGGTACCCACATGACCCATCCCCGCGAGACCCCTTGCCCCCGCGAGCGTGCGTGTCTGCACGCCGACACGCCGGTATTGACGTACAATTGCACACCCTCGCGCGATGCGGCGGCATCATGACCACCCTGACTGCGTTCGGGCACGACACCTGGTGGCTGGTGCTGGGCAAGGCGCTGGCCATCTTCGTCTTCCTGATGCTGACGGTGCTGGTGGCGATCCTCGCCGAACGCAAGCTGCTGGGCCGGATGCAGCTGCGGCCCGGACCCAACCGGGCGGGCCCGAAGGGCGCCCTGCAGAGCCTGGCCGACGGGATCAAGCTGGCACTCAAGGAGAGCATCACTCCCCGCGGCATCGACCGGTTCGTTTACTTTGCGGCGCCGGTCATTTCGGTGATCCCGGCGTTTACCGCGTTCGCGTTCATCCCGTTCGGCCCGGAGGTGTCGGTGTTCGGCCATCGGACGCAGCTGCAGCTGACCGACCTTCCCGTCGCCGTGCTGTTCATCCTGGGCCTGTCGGCGATCGGGGTCTACGGCATCGTGCTGGGCGGCTGGGCGTCGGGGTCGACCTACCCGCTGCTGGGCGGGGTGCGCTCCACTGCGCAGGTCATCTCCTACGAGGTCGCGATGGGCCTGTCGTTCGCGACCGTGTTCCTCTACGCCGGGTCCATGTCGACGTCGCAGATCGTGGCCGCGCAGGACCGGGTCTGGTACGTGTTCCTACTGCTGCCGTCGTTCGTGATCTACCTCATCTCGATGGTCGGCGAAACCAACAGGGCGCCATTCGATTTGCCCGAGGCCGAGGGTGAGCTGGTCGCGGGGTTCCACACCGAGTACTCGTCGCTGAAGTTCGCGATGTTCATGCTGGCCGAGTACGTCAACATGACGACGGTGTCGGCGCTGGCGGCCACGATGTTCTTCGGCGGCTGGCATGCGCCGTGGCCGCTGAACATGTGGGCGGCGGCCGACACCGGCTGGTGGCCGTTGATCTGGTTCACCGCCAAGGTGTGGACCTTCCTGTTCATCTATTTCTGGCTGCGGGCCACCCTGCCGCGGCTGCGCTACGACCAGTTCATGGCGCTGGGCTGGAAGTTGTTGATCCCGGTCGCGCTGGTGTGGGTGATGATCGCGGCGGTCGTCCGCACGCTGCGCAACCAGGGGTACGCGCATTGGACCCCGGTTCTGGTGATCAGCAGCATCGTCGTGGCCGCGGCGCTGGTGCTGCTGCTGCGAAGGCCGTTCACCGCACCCGGCATCCGGGCGATGGAGCGCCAGCTGCGCCGCGACGCCAAACGGACGGCGGGCCCGGAGGGCACCGCGCCGGCATTCCCGACACCGCCGCTGCCGGGGCCGAAGGTCGATGCCAGCAAGGAGAAAGCGCGTGCCTAAATTTCTCGATGCCGTAGCAGGTTTCGGCGTGACGCTCGGTTCGATGTTCAAAAAGACCGTCACCGAGGAGTATCCGGAGAAGCCGGGCCCGGTGGCGCCGCGCTACCACGGCCGTCATCAACTCAACCGGTACCCGGACGGCCTGGAGAAATGCATCGGCTGCGAGTTGTGCGCCTGGGCCTGCCCGGCCGACGCGATCTACGTCGAGGGCGCCGACAACACCGAGGAGCTGAGGTATTCGCCCGGGGAACGCTACGGCCGGGTGTACCAGATCAACTATCTGCGGTGCATCGGCTGCGGCCTGTGCATCGAGGCCTGCCCCACCCGGGCGCTGACGATGACCAACAACTACGAGATGGCCGACGACAACCGCGCCGACCTGATCTACGAGAAGGACCGGCTGCTCGCGCCGCTGCTGCAAGACATGCTCGCGCCGCCGCACCCCAGGGCGCCGGGCGCCACCGATAAGGACTACTACCAGGGCAACGTGACCGCGGACGGGTTGCGGGAATCCGAGCATGCCGGAGACGCGAGGTGAACGCCACGCTGGCCTCAAACCTGGCCTCGGAGACCATCGTTCGCACCTCCACCGGGGAGGCCGTGACGTTCTGGGTGCTCGGGGCGCTGGCGCTGGTCGGCGCGCTCGGGGTGGTGCTGGCGGTCAACGCGGTGTACTCGGCGATGTTCCTGGCGATGACGATGATCATCCTGGCCGTGTTCTACATGATCCAGGACGCGCTGTTTCTGGGCGTCGTTCAAGTCGTGGTCTACACCGGCGCGGTGATGATGCTGTTCCTGTTCGTGCTGATGCTGATCGGCGTGGACTCCGCGGAATCGCTGAAGGAGACGCTGCGCGGGCAGCGGGTCGCGGCGGTGGTCACCGGCATCGGGTTCGGCATCCTGCTGCTGGCCGGCACCGGCAACGTGGCGACCGGGGGTTTTGTCGGGCTCACCACCGCCAACGCGGACGGCAACGTGGAAGGCCTGGCGGCGCTGATCTTTTCGCGTTACCTGTGGGCGTTCGAGTTGACCAGCGCGTTGCTGATCACCGCGGCGGTCGGCGCGATGGTGCTGGCGCACCGGGAGCGTTTCGAGCGCCGCAAGACGCAGCGGGAACTCTCCGAGGAACGCTTCCGGCCCGGCGGGCACGCCACCCCGCTGCCCAGCCCGGGCGTCTACGCGCGGCACAACGCGGTCGACGTGGCCGCGCTGCTGCCCGACGGCTCCTACTCGGAGCTGTCGGTCTCGGCGATACTGCGGACCCGCGGCGCGGACGGTCTGGAAACGCCCCCCGCGGAAGCCCTCAAGGGAGGTGCGTCATGAATCCGGCTAACTACCTTTACCTTTCGGCGCTGCTGTTCACCATCGGGGCCGCGGGCGTGCTGTTGCGCCGCAACGCCATCGTGATGTTCATGTGCGTCGAGCTGATGCTCAACGCCGTCAACCTGGCCTTCGTCACGTTCGCGCGGATGCACGGCCATCTGGACGGACAGATGATCGCGTTCTTCACCATGGTGGTGGCCGCCTGCGAGGTCGTCATCGGCCTGGCCATCATCATGACGATTTTCCGTGCCCGCAAATCGGCGTCGGTCGACGACGCGAATCTACTCAAAGGCTGAAGAACGCCACCATGACTCACTACACGTGGCTGCTCGTGGCAC
It includes:
- a CDS encoding NADH-quinone oxidoreductase subunit C, encoding MSSPDQDPREAIAGPDEEVIDVRRGMFGVSGTGDTSGYGRLVREVTLPGGSPRPYGGYFDDIADRLAEALRRDGVEFDDAIEKVVVDRDELTLHVRRDLLPRVAQRLRDEPDLRFELCLGVSGVHYPHETGRELHAVYPLQSITHGRRLRLEVAAPDGDPHIPSLFAIYPTNDWHERETYDFFGIVFDGHPSLTRIEMPDDWHGHPQRKDYPLGGIPVEYKGAQIPPPDERRGYN
- the nuoD gene encoding NADH dehydrogenase (quinone) subunit D; its protein translation is MTEPDTVLVAGGQDWDQIIDAARSADPGERIVVNMGPQHPSTHGVLRLILEIEGETVTEVRCGIGYLHTGIEKNLEYRYWTQGVTFVTRMDYLSPFFNEAAYCLGVEKLLGITDEIPERVNVIRVLTMELNRISSHLVALATGGMELGAMTAMFIGFRAREIILNVFESITGLRMNHAYIRPGGVAQDLPPNAASEIAKALKQLRQPLRELGELLNENAIWKARTEGVGYLDLTGCMALGITGPILRSTGLPHDLRKSEPYCGYENYEFDVITDDGCDAYGRYIIRVKEMWESLKIVEQCLDKLRPGPTMISDRKIAWPADLKVGPDGMGNSPEHIAKIMGSSMEALIHHFKLVTEGIRVPPGQVYVAVESPRGELGVHMVSDGGTRPYRVHYRDPSFTNLQSVAAMCEGGMVADLIAAVASIDPVMGGVDR
- the nuoE gene encoding NADH-quinone oxidoreductase subunit NuoE, with product MTGPQGQPVFIRLGPPPDEPNAFVVEGAPQSYPPEVRGRLEVDAKEIMGRYPDKRSALLPLLHLVQSEDSYLTPAGLEFCGEQLDLTGAEVSAVASFYTMYRRGPTGDYLVGVCTNTLCAVMGGDAIFDSLKEHLGVGNDETTSDGSITLQHIECNAACDYAPVVMVNWEFFDNQTPESARELVDSLRSGKPAAPTRGAPLCAFRETSRILAGLPDERPDQGQGGAGAATLAGLEVARELGMQAPAGPEGQS
- the nuoF gene encoding NADH-quinone oxidoreductase subunit NuoF → MTTAQATPLTPVISRFWDDPESWTLETYRRHDGYKAMQKALAMEPDAVIGTVKDSGLRGRGGAGFSTGTKWSFIPQGDTGPAAKPHYLVVNADESEPGTCKDIPLMLATPHVLIEGVIIAAYAIRASHAFIYVRGEVLPVLRRLQNAVAEAYAAGYLGRDINGSGFDLELVVHAGAGAYICGEETALLDSLEGRRGQPRLRPPFPAVAGLYGCPTVINNVETIASVPSIILGGVEWFRSMGSEKSPGFTLYSLSGHVTRPGQYEAPLGITLRELLAYAGGVRAGHRLKFWTPGGSSTPLLTDQHLDVPLDYEGVGAAGSMLGTKALEIFDETTCVVRAVRRWTEFYKHESCGKCTPCREGTFWLDKIYERLETGSKTNPATSEDIDKLLDISDAILGKAFCALGDGAASPVMSSIKLFRDEYVAHIDGGGCPFDPRDSMLTPNGGERRS
- a CDS encoding NADH-quinone oxidoreductase subunit G, with product MTQAADTENRVTQPEMVTLTIDDVEISVPKGTLVIRAAELMGIQIPRFCDHPLLDPVGACRQCLVEVEGQRKPMASCTTVATDDMVVRTQLTSEAADKAQHGVMELLLINHPLDCPMCDKGGECPLQNQAMSNGHADSRFTDEKRTFAKPINISSQVLLDRERCILCARCTRFSEQIAGDPFIDMQERGALQQVGIYANEPFDSYFSGNTVQICPVGALTGTAYRFRARPFDLVSSPSVCEHCASGCAQRTDHRRGKVLRRLAGDDPEVNEEWNCDKGRWAFNYATQPDVLTTPLIRDADGALQPASWSAAMVAAAQGLEAARGRAGVLVGGRATWEDAYAYSKFARIALDTNDVDFRARPHSAEEADFLAARVAGRPITVSYSDLESAPVVVLVGFEPEDESPIVFLRLRKAARKHGVPVYSIAPFETRSLTKMSGRLLRTAPGDEPSALDGLATGEIGDLLGKPGAVIMVGERLATAPGGLSAAARLADATGARLAWVPRRAGERGALEAGALPTLLPGGRPVADDAARAQVAEAWNVDELPSATGRDADGILAAAADGSLGALLVGGVEPGDFADPDAVLAALDAAGFVVSLELRHSAVTERADVVFPVAPTTQKSGAFVNWEGRYRPFAPALHGTTQLAGQSDHRVLDTLADEMGVYLGATTVEEAREEFAGLGAWDGERAASPRVAAQARTGPDKGKAVLAGWRLLLDEGRMQDGEPYLAGTARKPVVRLSADTAAEIGAADGDDVTVSTERGSIALPLAITDMPDRVVWLPLNSPGCAVHRKLGVTIGSIVNIEVPT
- the nuoH gene encoding NADH-quinone oxidoreductase subunit NuoH, with product MTAFGHDTWWLVLGKALAIFVFLMLTVLVAILAERKLLGRMQLRPGPNRAGPKGALQSLADGIKLALKESITPRGIDRFVYFAAPVISVIPAFTAFAFIPFGPEVSVFGHRTQLQLTDLPVAVLFILGLSAIGVYGIVLGGWASGSTYPLLGGVRSTAQVISYEVAMGLSFATVFLYAGSMSTSQIVAAQDRVWYVFLLLPSFVIYLISMVGETNRAPFDLPEAEGELVAGFHTEYSSLKFAMFMLAEYVNMTTVSALAATMFFGGWHAPWPLNMWAAADTGWWPLIWFTAKVWTFLFIYFWLRATLPRLRYDQFMALGWKLLIPVALVWVMIAAVVRTLRNQGYAHWTPVLVISSIVVAAALVLLLRRPFTAPGIRAMERQLRRDAKRTAGPEGTAPAFPTPPLPGPKVDASKEKARA
- the nuoI gene encoding NADH-quinone oxidoreductase subunit NuoI; translated protein: MPARRKRVPKFLDAVAGFGVTLGSMFKKTVTEEYPEKPGPVAPRYHGRHQLNRYPDGLEKCIGCELCAWACPADAIYVEGADNTEELRYSPGERYGRVYQINYLRCIGCGLCIEACPTRALTMTNNYEMADDNRADLIYEKDRLLAPLLQDMLAPPHPRAPGATDKDYYQGNVTADGLRESEHAGDAR
- a CDS encoding NADH-quinone oxidoreductase subunit J is translated as MASNLASETIVRTSTGEAVTFWVLGALALVGALGVVLAVNAVYSAMFLAMTMIILAVFYMIQDALFLGVVQVVVYTGAVMMLFLFVLMLIGVDSAESLKETLRGQRVAAVVTGIGFGILLLAGTGNVATGGFVGLTTANADGNVEGLAALIFSRYLWAFELTSALLITAAVGAMVLAHRERFERRKTQRELSEERFRPGGHATPLPSPGVYARHNAVDVAALLPDGSYSELSVSAILRTRGADGLETPPAEALKGGAS
- the nuoK gene encoding NADH-quinone oxidoreductase subunit NuoK; the encoded protein is MNPANYLYLSALLFTIGAAGVLLRRNAIVMFMCVELMLNAVNLAFVTFARMHGHLDGQMIAFFTMVVAACEVVIGLAIIMTIFRARKSASVDDANLLKG